One Firmicutes bacterium CAG:345 genomic region harbors:
- a CDS encoding lmbE family protein (product inferred by homology to UniProt), whose protein sequence is MALNSKTLKYVPTTKKEGRFVTMGFGVEIGDLERISSSYINDNFCDGNRCFVGVISRAPHDILGKNLYAGYSDQDMISIRMQEAVKAANIGSYASLYLLNYVSLKEEKNFLLSDYKNLLNNYRPDVIFTFSPFDDDIDHIVSLTVLIEAIKQIKNYSPKHIFAVNTFGDFGAFNPEGLIHLNLSKQRDLINSLISVYVSIKEEGKVLVPGTTAFDLSSNIFKENFNLLDFCQKIIEQVNFNISSKFDSIFKEKE, encoded by the coding sequence ATGGCACTCAACAGCAAAACTTTAAAATATGTTCCTACAACAAAAAAAGAAGGTAGATTTGTAACCATGGGATTTGGGGTTGAAATCGGAGATTTAGAAAGAATTTCTTCTTCTTATATAAATGATAATTTTTGTGATGGAAATAGATGTTTTGTTGGAGTTATATCAAGAGCACCACACGATATTCTTGGAAAAAATTTATATGCTGGCTATTCTGATCAAGATATGATTTCCATAAGAATGCAAGAGGCGGTTAAAGCAGCAAATATTGGATCTTACGCTTCTTTATATCTTTTAAATTATGTAAGTTTAAAAGAAGAAAAAAACTTTTTGCTTTCTGATTACAAGAATCTTTTAAATAATTATCGTCCTGATGTTATTTTTACATTCTCTCCTTTTGATGATGATATAGACCATATAGTTTCACTAACAGTTCTAATAGAAGCAATTAAACAAATAAAAAATTACTCTCCAAAACACATTTTTGCTGTGAATACTTTTGGAGATTTTGGCGCTTTTAATCCGGAAGGATTAATTCATTTAAATTTATCAAAGCAAAGAGATTTAATTAATAGTTTAATATCAGTTTATGTATCTATTAAAGAAGAAGGAAAAGTACTTGTTCCAGGAACAACTGCATTTGATTTATCAAGCAACATTTTTAAAGAAAATTTTAATTTGCTTGACTTTTGTCAAAAAATAATTGAACAAGTGAATTTTAATATTTCTTCAAAATTCGATTCAATATTTAAAGAGAAAGAATAA
- a CDS encoding pF11187 family protein (product inferred by homology to UniProt), producing MYIYQYTKKFANKNFIEKEFSDVDSLILCQISYQDFDNIYNNFDDETSIMELTKHVKSITKNTLYPQKNTKLLKSLQSGIRFSNIKMKYFHQVFSDKHKIQFAALTYIGDTFAYICFRGTDISITGWKEDLLFAVKDVVPSQRLALEYAQKVIPLIPAGKKIYIGGHSKGGNLAIHAACYLEEIYQKRISKVYDHDGPGFSYNIYGTEEYERIVNRVEKTIPRNSLIGILLNSSLSNAKIIKSNAITGLYQHDPLRWIIDHNGNFVIVQDRSRMSKEIQIAVDELIISLSYEEKKALIRTIGMWFDNARIKTVKQINKKFIPLLKQIRKSIKSEENVELKSRLRIVVLLIFKLTLYKNHSYLTKRADKKIEKLNDEYKAYSKNI from the coding sequence GTGTACATTTATCAATATACAAAAAAGTTTGCTAACAAAAATTTTATTGAAAAAGAGTTTAGTGATGTAGATAGTTTGATATTATGTCAGATATCATATCAAGATTTTGATAATATTTATAATAATTTTGATGATGAAACATCAATTATGGAATTAACAAAACATGTTAAATCAATAACTAAAAATACTTTATATCCTCAAAAAAATACTAAGTTATTAAAATCTTTGCAATCAGGTATAAGATTTTCAAATATTAAGATGAAATATTTTCATCAAGTTTTTTCTGATAAACATAAAATTCAATTTGCGGCATTGACATATATAGGTGATACCTTTGCATATATTTGTTTTCGAGGTACAGATATTTCAATTACAGGATGGAAAGAAGATTTGCTTTTTGCTGTAAAAGATGTAGTACCATCTCAAAGATTAGCACTTGAATATGCACAGAAAGTTATTCCATTAATTCCTGCTGGTAAAAAAATTTATATTGGTGGCCATTCTAAAGGCGGAAATTTAGCAATTCATGCTGCTTGTTATCTTGAAGAAATTTATCAAAAAAGAATTTCTAAAGTTTATGATCATGATGGTCCTGGTTTTTCATATAATATTTATGGTACTGAAGAGTATGAAAGAATAGTTAATAGAGTAGAGAAAACCATTCCACGAAATTCTTTAATAGGTATTTTATTAAATAGTAGTTTAAGTAATGCTAAAATAATTAAAAGTAATGCAATTACAGGATTATATCAGCACGATCCTTTAAGATGGATTATTGATCATAATGGTAATTTTGTTATTGTTCAAGATAGATCAAGAATGTCTAAAGAAATACAAATAGCAGTTGATGAACTTATTATTTCTTTAAGCTATGAGGAAAAAAAGGCTTTAATTAGAACAATAGGTATGTGGTTTGATAATGCTAGAATAAAAACAGTAAAACAAATAAATAAGAAGTTTATTCCTCTTTTAAAACAAATTAGAAAATCTATAAAAAGTGAAGAAAATGTTGAATTAAAATCTCGCTTACGAATAGTAGTACTTTTAATTTTTAAATTGACTTTATATAAAAATCATTCTTATTTAACTAAAAGAGCTGATAAAAAGATCGAAAAATTGAATGATGAATATAAAGCTTATTCGAAAAATATCTAA
- a CDS encoding 50S ribosomal protein L9 (product inferred by homology to UniProt): MKILMLKDLKKVGKKGEVVNVSDGYGANYIIPQGYGRVYNEEAKRAYAEEKKQEAIKLAEDKQKAEDLKAEIEKVEIKFEASVGRNGYMIGQISAKQIEQALKAKGLIVDKRKFVDFSPVTYFGHGKVKVELFKGVIAEINVYIVEKAK; this comes from the coding sequence ATGAAAATTTTAATGCTCAAAGATTTAAAAAAAGTAGGAAAAAAAGGTGAAGTAGTTAATGTTAGCGATGGATATGGTGCTAACTACATTATTCCACAAGGCTATGGAAGAGTATATAACGAAGAAGCAAAAAGAGCTTATGCTGAAGAAAAAAAACAAGAAGCTATTAAACTAGCTGAAGATAAACAAAAAGCTGAAGATTTAAAGGCCGAAATTGAAAAAGTAGAAATTAAGTTTGAAGCTAGCGTTGGAAGAAATGGCTATATGATAGGACAAATATCAGCTAAACAAATAGAACAAGCTTTAAAGGCTAAAGGTCTTATTGTCGATAAAAGAAAGTTTGTAGACTTTTCTCCTGTTACATATTTTGGCCATGGAAAAGTTAAAGTTGAGCTATTTAAAGGTGTCATTGCTGAAATAAACGTTTATATTGTTGAAAAGGCTAAATAG
- a CDS encoding replicative DNA helicase (product inferred by homology to UniProt), translated as MATDATIDYKTEQAVLGAIINDPTGSKAVIESLEVTDFGDRRHQAIFSTIKRLYLTYLEKGGKDIFSFDNAVLLAELKADRIDEEAGGLEYIYDLSMTAVGNDQINKHVGILKNLSLVRNLFEKVDSLKRNFNQSSTDYSEFLGIFEDSVKEITMRREVTDFIDMKKAIINMQQYYSRPNLSFSSGYPSLDNLLNGGFQPGSLIILAARPSVGKTALALNLVLNVASVNRSAAIFSLEMSSEQLIMRMLENTSRLSEQSIRKYLGNKLNENSAEGAEISSSFKAGLDKLEKKSIFFDDHSSSTIGEILSKARRLKASYSNLSLIAIDYIGLISVPSNKSKEANRQQEVAMISRNLKAMARDLQVPVIALCQLSREVDSRKDHKPVLSDLRDSGAIEQDADQVITLYRSDYYDDDDKKEDNNSAYPDAPEDIPAPVDEANDSFSEVHVDVQKNRNGKTGEVILTFNKLFCRFDDTNSGYDNDDGYYGG; from the coding sequence ATGGCTACAGATGCAACTATTGACTATAAAACAGAGCAAGCAGTACTTGGTGCTATAATTAATGACCCTACGGGTTCCAAAGCAGTTATTGAATCTTTAGAAGTTACTGATTTTGGCGATAGGAGGCATCAAGCAATTTTTAGTACAATAAAAAGATTGTATCTAACATATCTTGAAAAAGGTGGAAAAGATATATTCTCTTTTGATAATGCTGTTTTATTAGCTGAATTAAAAGCTGATAGAATTGATGAAGAGGCAGGTGGACTTGAATATATTTATGATTTGTCGATGACGGCAGTTGGCAATGATCAAATTAATAAGCATGTTGGAATTTTAAAAAATCTCTCTTTGGTTAGAAATTTATTTGAAAAAGTTGATTCTTTAAAAAGAAATTTTAATCAATCTTCAACAGACTATAGTGAATTCTTAGGTATTTTCGAAGATTCAGTAAAAGAAATTACCATGCGTAGAGAAGTTACTGACTTCATTGATATGAAGAAGGCTATTATAAATATGCAACAATATTATTCTAGACCTAATCTTAGTTTTAGCTCTGGCTACCCTTCTTTAGATAATTTGCTTAATGGAGGATTTCAACCAGGCAGTTTAATAATTTTAGCTGCTCGTCCATCTGTTGGTAAAACTGCTCTTGCACTAAATTTAGTATTAAATGTCGCCAGTGTAAATCGTTCTGCTGCTATTTTCTCCTTGGAAATGTCTTCAGAACAATTAATTATGCGTATGCTAGAAAATACTTCTCGATTATCAGAGCAATCAATAAGAAAATATTTAGGAAATAAACTAAATGAAAATTCAGCCGAAGGTGCGGAAATTTCTTCTTCTTTTAAAGCTGGACTAGATAAATTAGAAAAGAAAAGCATTTTCTTTGATGATCATTCTTCAAGTACTATCGGTGAAATTTTGTCAAAAGCTCGCCGATTAAAAGCAAGCTACTCTAATCTATCACTAATTGCTATAGATTATATTGGACTTATTAGTGTTCCATCAAATAAAAGTAAAGAAGCTAATAGACAACAAGAAGTTGCTATGATTTCTCGAAATCTAAAAGCTATGGCTAGAGATTTGCAAGTACCTGTAATTGCTCTTTGCCAATTATCCCGTGAAGTTGATAGCAGAAAAGATCATAAGCCTGTATTGTCAGATTTAAGAGATTCTGGTGCAATTGAACAAGATGCCGACCAAGTCATCACTTTATATCGTTCTGACTATTACGACGATGATGATAAAAAAGAAGATAACAATTCTGCTTATCCTGATGCACCAGAGGATATTCCTGCACCAGTTGATGAAGCTAATGATTCTTTTTCTGAAGTACATGTTGATGTTCAAAAAAATCGTAATGGAAAAACCGGTGAAGTAATACTTACATTTAATAAACTATTTTGTCGATTTGATGATACAAATTCGGGATACGATAACGATGATGGTTATTATGGTGGATAA
- a CDS encoding putative uncharacterized protein (product inferred by homology to UniProt): MQILNIGSGSSGNATLVYDGETLIQIDAGLPSKKIKEGLASLNKTLNDVRGLFITHSHSDHLKYANIYPKEKIFTHSDCLPLSELEKDNILFPNTKYILGTFEITPILLSHDVKCFGYVVHSTITDETLVNITDTGYIPDNSFEIISNADFYIFESNHDTDMELNSPRPAYLIKRNMSDTGHLNNIDSSYYLSLIVGNKTKTILFAHLSRDCNREDLVLKAYKDVFLAQKGSIPDIEVYCLHQDLPTFIQTKVK, encoded by the coding sequence ATGCAAATATTAAATATAGGTAGTGGTAGCTCTGGAAATGCTACTTTAGTTTATGATGGTGAAACTTTAATTCAAATTGATGCTGGATTACCTTCTAAAAAAATTAAAGAAGGACTTGCTTCATTAAATAAAACTCTAAATGATGTTAGAGGTCTATTTATAACTCACTCTCATTCAGATCATTTAAAATACGCAAATATTTATCCCAAAGAAAAAATATTTACACATAGCGATTGTTTACCTTTAAGTGAATTAGAAAAAGATAATATTCTATTTCCTAACACAAAATACATTCTTGGAACTTTTGAAATAACCCCTATTCTTCTGTCCCATGATGTAAAATGTTTTGGTTATGTTGTTCATTCAACTATAACTGATGAAACATTAGTAAATATTACTGATACTGGATATATTCCAGATAATTCTTTTGAAATTATATCCAATGCTGATTTCTATATTTTTGAAAGCAATCATGATACAGATATGGAATTAAATTCTCCACGTCCAGCTTATTTAATTAAAAGAAATATGTCTGATACAGGTCATTTAAACAATATTGATTCATCATATTATCTTTCTTTAATTGTAGGAAATAAGACTAAAACTATTTTATTTGCTCACCTCTCTCGTGATTGCAATAGAGAGGATTTAGTTTTAAAAGCATACAAAGATGTTTTTTTAGCACAAAAAGGATCAATACCAGATATTGAAGTATATTGCTTGCACCAAGATTTGCCAACATTTATTCAAACAAAAGTAAAATGA
- a CDS encoding ribosomal RNA large subunit methyltransferase H (product inferred by homology to UniProt), translating to MKYTFIMTGRPKSDNLANLYKDYLNRLKNFGNVDLLLFPEIGFKKEPTPKQIELRLNEEAKTIIETLDKSAKIILIDLHGKDIDSIVFSKEIEKIKSSGTSHIYVIVGSSYGISNLLREKAYLTLKLSSLTFTHPLALLLAMEQVYRAEMISANKTYHK from the coding sequence ATGAAATATACATTTATAATGACAGGACGACCTAAGTCTGACAACTTAGCAAATCTTTATAAAGACTATTTAAATAGATTAAAAAATTTCGGAAATGTAGACTTATTATTATTTCCTGAAATTGGTTTTAAAAAAGAACCAACGCCTAAACAAATTGAACTTAGACTGAATGAGGAAGCTAAAACTATTATAGAAACACTGGATAAATCTGCAAAAATTATTTTAATTGATTTGCATGGAAAAGATATAGATTCTATAGTTTTTTCAAAAGAGATTGAGAAAATAAAATCTTCTGGTACTTCCCATATCTATGTTATTGTCGGCTCTTCCTATGGAATAAGTAATCTTCTTCGTGAAAAAGCTTATTTAACATTAAAATTATCTTCTCTAACATTTACTCATCCTCTAGCTCTTTTATTAGCAATGGAGCAAGTATATAGAGCAGAAATGATATCCGCAAATAAAACTTATCATAAATAA
- a CDS encoding uncharacterized protein (product inferred by homology to UniProt), whose translation MKNEKQIILISACLLGSKVRYDGQAKEYKNIRKLLDYYDIIPICPEVDGGLKIPRPKAEIVGNKVMNEKGKDVTSFFNDGAYKALQVAQFKNVAFVILKEGSPSCGSNFVYDGTFSGKKIPGQGVTAKLLKKSGIHIYSENDIPDLIFKLENNKN comes from the coding sequence ATGAAAAACGAAAAACAAATAATTCTAATTTCTGCCTGCCTTTTAGGTTCAAAAGTAAGATACGATGGTCAAGCAAAAGAATATAAAAATATCAGAAAACTATTAGATTACTATGATATTATTCCTATTTGCCCTGAAGTGGATGGTGGATTAAAAATTCCAAGACCAAAAGCTGAAATTGTAGGCAATAAAGTCATGAATGAAAAAGGTAAAGATGTTACATCTTTTTTTAATGATGGAGCATATAAAGCTTTACAAGTGGCACAATTTAAAAATGTTGCCTTTGTCATTTTAAAAGAAGGATCACCTTCTTGCGGAAGTAATTTTGTTTATGATGGCACTTTTTCAGGAAAAAAGATTCCAGGTCAAGGAGTTACTGCAAAACTATTAAAAAAATCCGGAATACATATCTATTCAGAAAATGATATTCCAGATTTAATATTTAAATTAGAAAATAATAAAAATTAA
- a CDS encoding 1-phosphofructokinase (product inferred by homology to UniProt) encodes MIYTLTFSPSIDYFIKVKDFESGKINRAENYKFVIGGKGINVSLILNDLKQISTAIVVYGGEVGKTILNDLKEKNIPTIGIPVDGESRVNVKISSSSETAINLPSPKMDENSFNNLLKEIENIPSESILVISGRLKGIISIDMANTLMKITLKNKLKVILDISDSEYVSMLNYQPVLIKPNYEELGILSNIEIKDATDMISINKACEKLSNLGVKRILVSLGRLGAYYYENRLENFFIQTHQVNTHNTVGAGDSLLGAFIFYYAETKNSRHSLQKAVDYVARKLYKNSLDD; translated from the coding sequence ATGATTTATACATTAACTTTTTCTCCGAGTATAGATTATTTTATAAAAGTAAAAGATTTTGAATCAGGTAAAATTAATCGTGCAGAAAATTATAAATTTGTTATTGGTGGAAAAGGAATTAATGTTTCTTTGATATTAAATGATTTAAAACAAATTAGTACTGCAATTGTCGTTTATGGTGGAGAAGTTGGTAAAACTATTTTAAATGATTTAAAAGAAAAAAATATCCCAACAATTGGAATTCCTGTCGATGGCGAAAGTAGAGTTAACGTTAAAATCTCTTCAAGTAGTGAAACTGCAATTAATTTACCTAGTCCAAAGATGGATGAAAATTCTTTTAATAACCTTTTAAAAGAAATCGAAAATATTCCTAGCGAATCAATTTTAGTTATTTCAGGAAGATTAAAAGGCATTATTTCAATTGATATGGCAAATACATTGATGAAAATAACATTAAAAAATAAACTTAAAGTCATCTTAGATATTTCTGATTCTGAATATGTATCAATGTTAAATTATCAACCTGTTTTAATTAAACCTAATTATGAAGAATTAGGTATTTTATCAAATATAGAAATAAAAGATGCTACTGACATGATTTCTATTAATAAAGCATGTGAAAAACTTAGTAATTTAGGTGTAAAAAGGATTTTAGTTTCATTAGGAAGACTGGGTGCTTATTATTACGAAAATCGTCTAGAAAATTTCTTTATTCAAACACATCAAGTTAATACACATAATACTGTTGGTGCTGGTGATTCACTACTAGGTGCATTTATTTTTTACTATGCTGAAACAAAAAATAGTCGACATTCACTTCAAAAAGCTGTCGACTATGTTGCACGAAAATTATATAAAAACTCTTTAGATGATTAA
- a CDS encoding putative uncharacterized protein (product inferred by homology to UniProt) — MIENSRQSEIVKLINQKGKVTVKELASLYFISPSTIRRDLQELAKQNLIIKVQGGAIAVNYSDNIVFEQTDQEYRLREEVDREDKTIIAKYAAGLIKEEDVVYLDASTSVAAMIPFLPLKATYVTNSPVLAVQAAQRNLKVLVTGGELKLTTDAYTGSYAIEFLNRFNFIIGFFGTNGIHRTAQFTTPDPIEAAIKRKAFENTIKPYILATKSKFNRVAAVTFAQLSEATLITDTDMPDYQDIIKIINIGGTKK; from the coding sequence ATGATTGAAAATTCTCGACAATCGGAAATAGTTAAATTAATTAATCAAAAAGGAAAGGTTACTGTTAAAGAATTAGCAAGTCTTTATTTTATATCACCAAGTACTATTCGCCGTGATTTACAAGAATTAGCTAAGCAAAATCTTATTATTAAAGTTCAAGGTGGAGCTATTGCTGTTAATTATTCTGATAATATTGTTTTTGAGCAAACAGATCAAGAATATCGCTTACGTGAAGAAGTAGATAGAGAAGATAAAACAATAATTGCTAAATATGCAGCAGGTTTGATAAAAGAAGAAGATGTCGTTTATTTAGATGCTTCTACATCAGTGGCGGCAATGATTCCTTTTTTACCGCTTAAAGCTACATACGTGACTAATTCTCCTGTTTTAGCTGTACAAGCTGCGCAAAGAAATTTAAAGGTGTTGGTAACAGGTGGTGAACTTAAATTAACAACGGATGCATATACTGGTTCTTATGCTATTGAATTTTTGAATCGCTTTAATTTTATAATAGGTTTTTTTGGAACTAATGGAATTCATAGAACTGCTCAGTTTACTACTCCAGACCCAATAGAAGCAGCAATAAAAAGAAAAGCTTTTGAAAATACGATAAAGCCTTATATTTTAGCTACAAAAAGTAAATTTAATAGAGTAGCTGCAGTTACTTTTGCTCAACTTTCTGAAGCTACTTTGATTACTGATACCGATATGCCGGATTATCAAGATATTATAAAAATAATAAATATTGGAGGAACCAAAAAATGA
- a CDS encoding tRNA-dihydrouridine synthase (product inferred by homology to UniProt), whose product MKTLTIGTIILKNRYIMAPLAGYTNKSLRKMALRNGASLAYTEMISCNALLYKNKKTFDMLPKEDEGGRIALQLFGGDIEVISKAIKIVEENAKFDFLDFNMGCPVLKVMKQFSGSYWLKRQDELKKLFHTLVSNSRHPVLIKTRIGYDENHKNVLDVIKIAAEEGVAGVAIHGRTKTQLYGGNVNYDIISEAKKMNLLPIIANGNISLNNISEVEKITNADGYMFGREALGHPTIFSNLILKEKGYPIIDDNIEQQTNFLIEHFNNLKKEFGIDTAISLIRGVGPFYFKGLQDASIYKSSIIKISSEKDFFDLMNQIKKLNK is encoded by the coding sequence ATGAAAACTTTAACCATTGGAACAATTATTTTAAAAAATAGATATATAATGGCTCCATTAGCTGGATATACGAATAAATCTTTAAGAAAAATGGCGCTAAGGAATGGTGCATCATTGGCATATACTGAAATGATTTCTTGTAATGCTTTACTTTATAAAAATAAAAAAACTTTTGATATGCTGCCAAAAGAAGATGAGGGTGGCAGAATTGCTTTGCAGCTTTTTGGTGGAGATATCGAAGTAATTTCAAAAGCAATAAAGATTGTTGAAGAGAATGCAAAATTTGATTTTTTAGATTTTAATATGGGATGTCCAGTATTGAAGGTTATGAAACAGTTTAGTGGTTCTTATTGGCTTAAAAGACAAGATGAATTAAAAAAACTTTTTCATACTTTAGTTTCAAATTCTAGGCACCCAGTATTAATAAAAACTAGAATAGGATATGATGAAAATCATAAAAATGTTTTAGATGTTATAAAAATTGCTGCTGAAGAAGGCGTAGCAGGAGTTGCTATACATGGACGAACAAAAACACAATTATATGGTGGAAATGTTAATTATGATATAATCAGTGAAGCAAAAAAAATGAATTTGCTTCCGATAATTGCTAATGGAAATATTAGTTTAAATAATATTTCTGAAGTTGAAAAAATAACAAATGCAGATGGATATATGTTTGGTAGAGAAGCTTTAGGCCATCCGACAATTTTTTCTAATTTAATTTTAAAAGAAAAAGGATATCCAATTATTGATGATAATATTGAGCAACAAACTAATTTTTTAATAGAACATTTTAATAATTTAAAAAAAGAATTTGGAATTGATACGGCTATATCTTTAATCAGGGGAGTTGGTCCTTTTTACTTTAAAGGGTTACAGGACGCTTCTATTTATAAATCATCCATTATTAAAATATCCTCTGAAAAAGATTTTTTTGATTTAATGAATCAAATAAAGAAATTGAATAAATAA
- a CDS encoding 50S ribosomal protein L28 (product inferred by homology to UniProt) produces the protein MSRRCIITGKGPVSGNNRSHSLRATRRRWNVNLQKTTLEIDGRKVQVRISAKALRTLRKGQKVATAEENA, from the coding sequence ATGTCCCGTAGATGTATAATAACAGGTAAAGGACCAGTTAGCGGAAATAATCGCTCCCATTCTTTGAGAGCTACACGTCGTCGCTGGAATGTCAACTTACAAAAAACTACGCTTGAAATAGATGGACGCAAAGTTCAAGTCAGAATTTCAGCAAAAGCCTTACGCACACTTAGAAAAGGCCAAAAAGTTGCTACAGCTGAAGAAAACGCTTAA